The Nitrospira sp. genome includes the window ATGCGATTCTCACCGATCTGCTTAAGGACGTTGACCAATCCAAGCACTAACCTGGAAAATTCATGACTCGTACCATAAAAAAAGCGACCGAGGCTCCAGACTGTGCAATAGGAGCGGTGTCAAGACGCTTCTACGCACCACCCTGGAGGACCCTCGATGGCGACAGAGTGTATCCCGCAAGTGACCTTCGACTTCTATGACAACCTGAAGCCGGTGGTGGCACGCTTTGACCAGGCCCAGGCCAGCACCGATGGCGGCCTCGTGTTGCTCAAGGCGCTGGATGATCGCTTCCGGCTGACTGAGCAGTTGGCCGGCTGTCTGGCCGACCGTCGGGATCCGGACAAGATCCGCCATCCGATCCGCGACCTGCTGCGGCAATGGATCTTCGGCTTGGCGTGTGGGTACGAAGACGGCGATGATGCGGCTCGCCTGGCGGACGATCCGTTGCACAAACTAGCGGTGGGCCGCGATCCGGTGACCGGCTCCGCCTTGGCCTCGCAGCCGACCCTGTCCCGCTTTGAGCACGTCGCATCGCCACGGGCGCTGTATCGGATGGGATGCATGCTGGCGGCCACCGGCATTGCATACTATCGGGAGCGCCTGAAGGGCCGTGCGCAGCGCATCACGATCGACCTGGACCCCACCGATGACTCGACGCATGGACAGCAAGAGTTCACCTTCTTCAATGGGCACTATGACACGTGGTGTTATCTGCCGTTGGTCGCCACGCTGACCTTCAACGACTGTCAAGGGTCATCCAAATTTCCCCAGTTATGGTCATCGAAAATTCCCCACCCCGTTAGGTTATCGTTGACGCTTCTTCGACCCGCACAAGTCCCGCTTTGAGCTTCTCCTTCAGCCGATAGGAATGGCCCCGGATATTGATGGTGATGGCATGGTGCAGGACCCGATCCAGGATCACGGTCGCCACACCCGGTCGCCAAAGATCTCGCCCCAGGCCTCAAAACTCTGGTTACTGGTCAAAATCATCGGCCCCTTCTCATAGCGCCGCGAGATGAGTTGGAAAAACAAGTTCGCCCCGGTGCGATCAACCCGGATTTCGCAATTGAGCCCGGATTCCGCAGTAGCGACCGAATCGAAAAAACCAGTTTTAGAAACACGTTGATAATCAATGTCTTGAATTGCCATTTCTGAACTGCGCCGCAGTTGAGCGTGGTGAATGCTGTCTTGGTGGTAGTACAAGAATTCATTTGGATTGACCGCAACTTGTGAACGCACCTTGGATTTCAACTGCGGAATCCGGGCTGAGATGAGATCAAGGTGAGGCTCCGGGCCTCTGGTGCAACGGTCGGATGGTTGATACGGTGGTATCTGGGACGCGAGAGAGGGTGGAATCCGTGTCGGCGTCCTCGCTCAAGTCCCAATCCAACTGCGCCGCAATGGGCAGCCCCGCTGAAAGCGTCCGCAAGCGTTGAAGAAACTCCGCCCGCTCTTCCCTGGGCACCGCAAACCGGACCCGCAGCCGTCGCGCGTCCGCGATCAGATCAGCGCCGACCAAGAAGACCAGATCACGCACCGCCCGCAGCCGTCGTTCAAACCAGCACGCAGGCAGCACGGTCTCCCGAAAGCCCATCAGCAGGTTGTAGAGCACGCAGCCGGTCCGGAACGCGGCATCCGGGGCGTCGAACGACTGGAGACAGAACGTGTCCAGGCTCAGATCGTCCTTGAGTTCTTTGATCCGATTTCGCTGTCGGCCCGGCCCGCGTACATCCGGGTGACCAATTCCGCCGCATAGGGGACACTGGTGACGAAGAGGCGGTAGGTATAGCTGGGACACTCGATGAGCCGCCAGCCTCGGGCCTCGGGATGCTCGGCCAAGGTCTGGCGCAGACTGGCAAATCACCGCGACTGCCCCTGCCAGACCGGCAACGCCGCCCTCAGGTCGGCGACCGCGATGCCGCGGGCGACGGCCGCCACTCGGCCTCGGGAATGCGTTGCACCATCAGCTTGCGCACGCCGCGGGTCAGCCGGGCCACGATGATGTACGGCAGGTCCCCCGCTTCCAAGGCCTTCAGGAACGCCGTCACACAGAAGCCCGCATCGGCCCGCACCAACCCGAGTCGGTGGCCTGGCGGCAACATCGTCAGGGCTTGCGCCAGAAACTCCCGCGCCCCGTTGGCCATGCCGGCATGCCCGGCTCGCAGCGTACCTCACAGAGTCGGCGGCGCTCGCTCAACCAGACCACCAACGGATGATGCGAGGGCCAGCGGGTTTCCCCGGATTGTGCCCCTTCAGGCTGCCGGCTTGGTCGCCATACCGACAGAAGCCCGTCGAGTCCAGATCCAGCGTATGGCCCAGCAGAATCGGTCGCATGGCCGTGAGCGACATTCGCATCAAGCTCTCCGACACCTCGGTGGTCCGTCGATAGGTGAAGCCCGTGAAGACTCGCCGCAGCGTGTCGGGCGAGGGAAACCGGTCAGCCCCAGCAGGCGCGACAACAGCGGATCCCGGCGATTGCGGGTTAGATGCTCAAACCGTTCTGCCCCCAGGGCGAGCCCATACCACCAGGCCAGTAGCACGTCCACAGCCGGAATCTGATTGTTGGAGGTCTTCGTGAACGGCGTCAGCCCCGCGCGCAGCTCGATCAGCTCGAGGTACAGGCGCTGCAAGGTCGCGCCCGCCCAGACCGCGATGGGATGGTCCGTAAACGCGAAACGGATCTTGGGGTACAGCGGTGACGAGGGAGCTGGACGAGCGCGCATACCAAACCTCCTGTGTCTCCAAGAGAATTTGGCGGCTGATTCTACATCAAAACCGATCAACTGCGGAATCCGGGATGAAGCGAATGACAAGCAGCAAGCCCAGCCGATGCTGACGCAGGTGCTGGTGAATACCGAGCA containing:
- a CDS encoding transposase — encoded protein: MATECIPQVTFDFYDNLKPVVARFDQAQASTDGGLVLLKALDDRFRLTEQLAGCLADRRDPDKIRHPIRDLLRQWIFGLACGYEDGDDAARLADDPLHKLAVGRDPVTGSALASQPTLSRFEHVASPRALYRMGCMLAATGIAYYRERLKGRAQRITIDLDPTDDSTHGQQEFTFFNGHYDTWCYLPLVATLTFNDCQGSSKFPQLWSSKIPHPVRLSLTLLRPAQVPL